The following are encoded in a window of Actinomyces oris genomic DNA:
- a CDS encoding DUF3039 domain-containing protein, with protein sequence MTDVLASADPGSPGAPTDPATEPTQGVGTAVLEREELQTTDDGDADRFAHYVRKDKIAAAAVTGRPVVALCGKVWTPGRDPSKYPVCPTCKSIYEEMRNGEGSGDGKGPRFPRFPFGRGGR encoded by the coding sequence ATGACAGACGTCCTCGCCAGTGCCGATCCCGGATCGCCCGGAGCCCCGACAGACCCGGCCACCGAACCCACCCAGGGCGTCGGTACGGCTGTCCTGGAGCGCGAGGAGCTCCAGACGACCGACGACGGCGACGCCGACCGCTTCGCCCACTACGTCCGCAAGGACAAGATCGCCGCGGCCGCTGTCACCGGGCGTCCCGTCGTCGCCCTGTGCGGCAAGGTGTGGACGCCCGGGCGCGACCCGTCGAAGTACCCGGTGTGCCCCACCTGCAAGTCCATCTACGAGGAGATGCGCAACGGGGAGGGCTCCGGCGACGGCAAGGGGCCTCGTTTCCCCCGCTTCCCGTTCGGGCGAGGCGGTCGGTGA
- the nagB gene encoding glucosamine-6-phosphate deaminase: MQLVILDSAQAIAQRAADEIEALLKDKPAAVLGTATGSSPLPLYDELTARCAAGRLSFAEVTGFMLDEYVGLPAGHPERYATFMETNLRSRVDMRPGALHGPDALSEDLEAACRDYEAQMAAAGYCDLQILGIGSDGHIGFNEPGGALDSRTHLGELHEQTRRDNARFFGGDVEAVPTQCITQGLATIMEARKLVLIATGEGKAEAIAQLVEGEVSAQWPATVMQRHDDALVLADPAAASRLTSTH, from the coding sequence GTGCAGCTAGTCATTCTGGATTCCGCGCAGGCGATCGCACAGCGGGCGGCCGACGAGATCGAGGCGCTGCTCAAGGACAAACCAGCAGCCGTGCTGGGAACCGCGACGGGCTCCTCGCCTCTGCCCCTGTACGACGAGCTCACTGCCCGCTGCGCCGCCGGCCGCCTCAGCTTCGCCGAGGTCACCGGATTCATGCTCGACGAGTACGTGGGCCTTCCCGCCGGGCACCCGGAGCGCTACGCAACCTTCATGGAGACCAATCTGCGCTCCCGCGTCGACATGCGCCCCGGAGCGCTCCACGGCCCGGACGCGCTGAGCGAGGACCTCGAGGCCGCCTGCCGGGACTACGAGGCGCAGATGGCCGCAGCCGGATACTGCGACCTGCAGATCCTCGGCATCGGCTCCGACGGGCACATCGGGTTCAACGAGCCCGGCGGCGCCCTCGACTCGCGCACGCACCTGGGCGAGCTCCACGAGCAGACCCGCCGGGACAACGCCCGCTTCTTCGGCGGCGACGTCGAGGCCGTGCCCACCCAGTGCATCACCCAGGGGCTGGCCACCATCATGGAGGCCCGCAAGCTGGTCCTCATCGCCACCGGCGAGGGCAAGGCCGAGGCCATCGCCCAGCTCGTCGAAGGGGAGGTCAGCGCCCAGTGGCCGGCGACCGTCATGCAGCGTCACGACGACGCCCTCGTGCTGGCCGATCCCGCCGCCGCCAGCCGGCTCACCTCGACGCACTGA
- a CDS encoding ABC transporter ATP-binding protein → MSASTFAVSSPDGTDAVTALAGASPAPASVPALQMRGLIKAFDRKIAVDRLSLDIPVSSFYGIVGPNGAGKTTSLSMATGLLRPDAGQVLVHGVDVWARPQRAKTLLGVLPDGLRTFDRLNGLELVTYSGLLRGLERDVVVPRATELVKVLGLWEAGTTLVADYSAGMRKKIHLACAMVHSPSILVLDEPFEAVDPISAQTIQAILRDYAAAGGTVVISSHVMATVQRLCDHVAIINAGRVVAAGTTEQVAAGADLEQRFTELVGGQVRTEGLSWLRPSSS, encoded by the coding sequence ATGTCTGCTTCCACATTCGCGGTGAGCTCGCCCGACGGTACGGACGCGGTGACGGCACTGGCCGGGGCATCGCCCGCTCCCGCCTCCGTCCCAGCGCTTCAGATGAGGGGGCTGATCAAGGCATTCGACCGCAAAATCGCCGTGGACCGGCTGAGCCTCGACATCCCCGTGTCCAGCTTCTACGGCATTGTCGGCCCCAACGGCGCAGGCAAGACGACCAGCCTGTCGATGGCCACCGGCCTGCTGCGACCCGATGCCGGCCAGGTCCTCGTTCATGGCGTCGACGTGTGGGCGCGGCCCCAGCGGGCCAAGACCCTCCTGGGAGTCCTGCCCGACGGGCTGCGCACCTTCGACCGTCTCAACGGCCTCGAGCTCGTCACCTACTCCGGACTCCTGCGCGGGCTCGAGCGCGACGTCGTCGTGCCCCGGGCGACCGAGCTGGTCAAGGTGCTGGGGCTGTGGGAGGCCGGAACCACCCTGGTCGCCGACTACTCGGCCGGTATGCGTAAGAAGATCCACCTGGCCTGCGCCATGGTGCACTCGCCCTCCATCCTGGTTCTGGACGAGCCCTTCGAGGCCGTCGACCCGATCTCCGCCCAGACGATCCAGGCGATCCTGCGGGACTACGCCGCCGCCGGAGGCACGGTGGTCATCTCCAGCCACGTCATGGCCACCGTGCAGCGCCTGTGCGACCACGTGGCCATCATCAACGCCGGCCGGGTGGTCGCCGCAGGCACGACTGAGCAGGTCGCCGCAGGCGCAGACCTCGAGCAGCGCTTCACCGAGCTGGTGGGGGGCCAGGTGCGAACGGAGGGGCTGTCATGGTTGCGACCCTCGTCAAGCTGA
- a CDS encoding HU family DNA-binding protein, which translates to MSVNRTELIAAIAEKAGLTKTDADAFLGAFQDVLVENVAKGEAVKITGLMGIERVERAARTGRNPRTGEEIQIPAGYGVKVTVGSSLKKAVAE; encoded by the coding sequence ATGTCCGTCAACCGCACCGAGCTCATCGCCGCCATCGCCGAGAAGGCCGGCCTGACCAAGACCGACGCCGACGCCTTCCTGGGAGCCTTCCAGGATGTCCTCGTTGAGAACGTCGCCAAGGGTGAGGCCGTGAAGATCACCGGCCTCATGGGTATCGAGCGCGTCGAGCGTGCCGCACGCACTGGCCGCAACCCCCGCACCGGTGAGGAGATTCAGATCCCCGCCGGCTACGGTGTCAAGGTCACCGTCGGCTCCTCGCTGAAGAAGGCTGTCGCCGAGTGA
- a CDS encoding N-acetylmannosamine-6-phosphate 2-epimerase codes for MTEQSPSQPSTQTQAASAGMHPVLERLKGGLIASAQAYPGEPMRDPRTMDQVAQACVAGGAVGIRAQGLADLALICQHVDVPVIGLWKDGHDGVFITPTLTHAIAVAATGSQIVALDGTRRPRPDGLSLAQTVEGLRAARPEVLIMADCGSLDDAKAAQDAGVDILGTTLAGYTGERPKTDGPDLELVDQVAGIAEVPLVVEGRVHTPAQAAAAMEHGAFAVVVGTAITHPTTITSWFASALPGALWKD; via the coding sequence ATGACCGAGCAGTCACCCTCACAGCCGTCAACGCAGACGCAGGCCGCCTCCGCGGGGATGCACCCCGTTCTGGAACGTCTCAAGGGAGGACTCATCGCCTCCGCCCAGGCCTACCCGGGTGAGCCCATGCGCGACCCCCGCACCATGGACCAGGTGGCCCAGGCCTGCGTCGCCGGCGGCGCCGTCGGCATCCGCGCACAGGGGCTGGCGGACCTGGCCCTCATCTGCCAGCACGTCGACGTCCCCGTCATTGGCCTGTGGAAGGACGGCCACGACGGCGTCTTCATCACTCCGACCCTCACCCACGCCATCGCCGTGGCCGCCACCGGAAGCCAGATCGTGGCGCTGGACGGCACCCGGCGCCCCCGCCCCGATGGGTTGAGTCTGGCCCAGACCGTCGAGGGGCTGCGGGCGGCCCGCCCCGAGGTCCTCATCATGGCCGACTGCGGCTCCCTGGATGACGCCAAGGCCGCACAGGACGCGGGAGTGGACATCCTGGGGACCACCCTGGCCGGCTACACCGGGGAGCGTCCCAAGACCGACGGGCCCGACCTCGAGCTCGTCGACCAGGTCGCCGGCATCGCGGAGGTCCCGCTGGTGGTGGAGGGCAGGGTGCACACGCCCGCGCAGGCGGCTGCCGCCATGGAGCACGGGGCCTTCGCCGTCGTGGTTGGTACTGCCATCACCCACCCGACGACCATCACCTCGTGGTTCGCCAGCGCGCTGCCCGGCGCCCTGTGGAAGGACTGA
- a CDS encoding ROK family protein, with protein MSQDVLPPNPLAPLPSPSDRAPLVVGLDLGGTKMAAALVDSGGTLQGPVSSCPTPAHEGPAAMLDAISGLISTVVETGTHQEPGKAAAITAVGIGTAGVVDVERGTILSATDAITGWAGTQVAAGVRERLAAQGLGELPIHVENDVDAYAAGEAWLGAGTGAEVVLMVAVGTGVGGALVLDGRTRRGAHHVAGEIGHVPVPGAQGEPCTCGRTGHLEGVTAGPQIHRRYLDKGGDPDIPDARGVEERAAAGDDIAAEVYRDSAACLGRALAGLVTVIDPDVVVVSGGLARAGDLWWEPLRQTFAAEIIDPLAPIKILPATLGTTAPIVGAARGALALAASNDNHRP; from the coding sequence ATGAGTCAGGATGTCCTCCCACCCAACCCCCTTGCTCCATTGCCATCTCCGTCCGATCGGGCGCCGCTCGTCGTCGGACTCGACCTGGGCGGCACCAAGATGGCTGCCGCGCTGGTCGACTCCGGCGGAACCCTGCAAGGACCGGTGAGCTCCTGCCCGACCCCGGCTCACGAGGGGCCTGCCGCCATGCTCGATGCCATCAGCGGCCTGATCTCGACGGTCGTCGAGACCGGAACGCACCAGGAGCCCGGCAAGGCCGCGGCGATCACGGCGGTCGGGATCGGCACGGCCGGCGTCGTCGACGTCGAGCGAGGGACCATCCTGTCAGCCACTGACGCCATCACCGGATGGGCCGGCACGCAGGTCGCCGCCGGCGTTCGCGAGCGGCTCGCCGCCCAGGGGCTGGGTGAGCTGCCGATCCACGTCGAGAACGACGTCGACGCCTACGCCGCCGGAGAGGCCTGGCTCGGTGCCGGTACCGGGGCTGAGGTCGTCCTCATGGTGGCGGTGGGTACCGGGGTCGGCGGCGCCCTCGTCCTCGATGGGCGAACCCGCAGGGGCGCCCATCATGTGGCCGGCGAGATCGGCCACGTCCCCGTCCCCGGGGCCCAGGGCGAACCCTGCACCTGCGGCAGGACCGGGCACCTGGAGGGCGTCACCGCCGGACCCCAGATCCACCGCCGCTACCTGGACAAGGGCGGAGACCCCGACATTCCCGACGCCCGCGGGGTTGAGGAGCGCGCCGCTGCCGGGGATGACATCGCCGCGGAGGTCTACCGCGACTCGGCCGCCTGCCTGGGCAGAGCCCTGGCAGGACTGGTCACCGTGATCGACCCCGACGTCGTCGTCGTCTCCGGTGGCCTGGCCCGCGCCGGTGACCTGTGGTGGGAGCCCCTGCGGCAGACCTTCGCCGCAGAGATCATCGACCCCCTGGCCCCCATCAAGATCCTTCCCGCCACGCTGGGGACCACCGCGCCGATCGTCGGTGCGGCTCGCGGCGCCCTCGCCCTGGCCGCCAGCAACGACAACCACCGCCCCTAG
- a CDS encoding dihydrodipicolinate synthase family protein, with protein MDNRFTGVIPPVVTPFTAAGEVDFDSLDKVVEHLIAGGVNGLFALGSSGEVAYLTDAQRDAVIERVVKAAAGRVPVLAGAIDTTAHRVIDQARRAAALGAEAIVATCPFYALNDAEEIKAHFRAIAAAIDVPVFAYDVPVRLGGAKLGCELLVELGKEGVLAGVKDSSGNDVAFRRLVAANEAAGHPLALLTGHECVVDGMLLLGADGLVPGYGNVDPVRYAEMWKASREGAWDEVRRLQDEVCAGFEIVFVPQGRSADATGIGAFKTAMEAIGIIATNEMAFPVKALEGETKERVLEIVKAQGLI; from the coding sequence ATGGACAACCGTTTCACCGGCGTCATCCCGCCGGTCGTCACCCCTTTCACCGCCGCGGGCGAGGTTGACTTCGACAGCCTGGACAAGGTCGTCGAGCACCTCATCGCCGGTGGTGTCAACGGCCTGTTCGCTCTGGGGTCCTCCGGAGAGGTCGCTTACCTCACCGACGCCCAGCGCGACGCCGTCATCGAGCGGGTCGTCAAGGCTGCGGCAGGACGCGTCCCGGTGCTCGCCGGTGCCATCGACACCACCGCCCACCGGGTCATTGACCAGGCTCGTCGGGCAGCCGCCCTGGGCGCTGAGGCGATCGTGGCCACCTGCCCGTTCTACGCGCTCAACGACGCCGAGGAGATCAAGGCTCACTTCCGAGCCATCGCCGCGGCCATCGACGTCCCAGTCTTCGCCTACGACGTCCCCGTGCGCCTTGGCGGCGCGAAGCTCGGTTGCGAACTGCTCGTCGAGCTGGGCAAGGAGGGTGTCCTGGCCGGTGTCAAGGACTCCTCCGGCAACGACGTCGCCTTCCGCAGGCTGGTGGCCGCCAATGAGGCCGCGGGCCACCCCCTGGCCCTTCTGACCGGCCACGAGTGCGTCGTCGACGGCATGCTGCTGCTGGGTGCCGACGGCCTCGTCCCCGGGTACGGCAACGTGGACCCGGTCCGCTACGCCGAGATGTGGAAGGCCTCCCGCGAGGGGGCGTGGGACGAGGTGCGCCGTCTCCAGGACGAGGTCTGCGCCGGCTTTGAGATCGTCTTCGTGCCCCAGGGCCGTTCGGCCGATGCGACCGGCATTGGCGCCTTCAAGACCGCCATGGAGGCTATCGGGATCATCGCCACCAACGAGATGGCCTTCCCCGTCAAGGCGCTCGAGGGCGAGACCAAGGAGCGGGTCCTGGAGATCGTCAAGGCCCAGGGCCTCATCTGA
- a CDS encoding ATP-binding cassette domain-containing protein, with amino-acid sequence MSSNTSASSSWSEDQPVVELKNVNVIHKSRTGGLFNPDTVHAVNDVSLSVKRGETLGLVGESGCGKSTTARVMVGLQPVTSGEVIFKGRPLGRSASDRRELGRSISVVFQDPATALNPRMIVHDALIDPLNVHGIGSPKEREAKVRDLLHLVGLPPSALNVLPRQISGGQRQRVAIARALALDPDIIVADEPTSALDVSVRAQVLNLLQDLKASLGLGLVFISHDINTVRYVSDRIAVMYFGKILELNTTEEIFNNPQEEYTRTLLSAVPSLLDV; translated from the coding sequence ATGTCATCCAACACGTCTGCATCGTCCTCATGGAGCGAGGACCAGCCGGTCGTCGAGCTCAAGAACGTCAACGTCATCCACAAGTCCCGCACCGGTGGCCTGTTCAACCCGGACACGGTTCACGCGGTCAACGACGTCTCGCTGAGTGTCAAGCGCGGAGAGACGCTGGGACTCGTGGGGGAGTCGGGGTGCGGCAAGTCCACCACCGCCCGAGTCATGGTTGGGCTGCAGCCGGTCACCTCCGGTGAGGTCATCTTCAAGGGCCGTCCGTTGGGGCGCTCGGCCTCGGACCGTCGTGAGCTCGGGCGCAGCATCTCGGTGGTCTTCCAGGACCCGGCCACGGCCCTCAACCCGCGCATGATCGTGCACGACGCGCTCATCGACCCGCTCAACGTCCACGGAATCGGCTCGCCGAAGGAACGTGAGGCCAAGGTGCGCGACCTGCTCCACCTGGTCGGGCTGCCCCCCAGCGCACTCAATGTGCTGCCTCGGCAGATCTCCGGTGGTCAGCGCCAGCGCGTCGCCATCGCCCGAGCGCTCGCCCTGGACCCCGACATCATCGTGGCCGACGAGCCCACCTCCGCCCTGGACGTCTCGGTGCGCGCCCAGGTGCTCAACCTCCTCCAGGACCTCAAGGCCTCCTTGGGACTGGGGCTGGTGTTCATCAGTCACGACATCAACACGGTGCGCTACGTCTCGGACCGGATCGCCGTCATGTACTTCGGCAAGATCCTCGAGCTCAACACCACCGAGGAGATCTTCAACAATCCTCAGGAGGAGTACACGCGCACTCTGCTGTCGGCAGTGCCCTCACTGCTCGATGTCTGA
- a CDS encoding dipeptide/oligopeptide/nickel ABC transporter permease/ATP-binding protein, whose translation MLHRSTLDKASRPGLRFQGWKALPVGSKIAIIVLGLIALVAILAPIIAPYSPGATGLAETKTTSYIEGVGEVTSSDPVVAPSASHLFGTDGTGRDIFSRAVYGARVSLVVGLTATGLALVVASVLGAVAATSRKWIAETLMRVLDVVMSFPGIALAAVLVSAMSTRLPMLPVIIVSIGILYIPQLTRVVRANIISQFGEDYVAASKVMGAPVPWILLKHVARNCIAPIMVFATVLVADAIVFEASLSFIGAGIKSVNTPTWGNMLSEGKELLLSGHWWPTFFPGLLILITTLCLNVLSEGLTDAMASPRIKAKPDVQADEEAMEAQETLNAWDDAAEAVVANASVADGDDADNGLSSLTGVVAPATEDVPLSERLSSLRVAELARRDRLVYEDTGEDPVLEVKNLTIAFPEQHGEVNIVDGVSFSVRPGETMGLVGESGCGKSISSMAVMGLLPPSARISGEILFKGRNILEMTPAEHNALRGHEMSMVYQDALSSLNPSMLIRTQMAQLSARGGTRSAEELLELVGLDPKRTLRSYPHELSGGQRQRVLIAMALTRDPSLVLADEPTTALDVTVQKQVIDLLNELREKLGFAMVFVSHDLALVAKLAHRITVMYAGQVVEQAPTSELLANPVHEYTRGLLGAVLSIEAGSKRLHQVRGVVPSPSEFVKGDRFAPRSAHPTVGLETRPVLKPVPGTTEHSYAITPELEALLAKEKH comes from the coding sequence ATGCTGCACCGCTCCACACTGGATAAGGCCTCGCGGCCCGGGCTGCGCTTCCAGGGCTGGAAGGCGCTTCCTGTCGGCTCCAAGATCGCCATCATCGTGCTGGGCCTCATCGCCCTGGTCGCCATCCTGGCTCCCATCATCGCCCCCTACTCTCCCGGTGCCACCGGGTTGGCGGAGACCAAGACGACCTCCTACATCGAGGGCGTCGGTGAGGTGACCTCCTCCGATCCGGTCGTCGCCCCGTCCGCGTCTCACCTGTTCGGGACGGACGGAACCGGTCGTGACATCTTCTCCCGTGCCGTCTACGGCGCCAGGGTCTCGCTGGTCGTGGGCCTGACGGCCACCGGTCTGGCCCTTGTGGTGGCCTCGGTCCTCGGGGCCGTTGCCGCCACGTCGCGCAAGTGGATCGCTGAGACCCTCATGCGCGTGCTCGACGTCGTCATGTCCTTCCCCGGCATCGCTCTGGCGGCCGTCCTCGTCTCGGCGATGTCGACCCGCCTGCCGATGCTGCCGGTCATCATCGTCTCCATTGGCATCCTCTACATCCCCCAGCTCACCCGCGTGGTGCGTGCCAACATCATCTCCCAGTTCGGGGAGGACTATGTGGCCGCCTCCAAGGTGATGGGGGCCCCGGTGCCGTGGATCCTGCTCAAGCACGTGGCCCGCAACTGCATCGCCCCGATCATGGTCTTCGCAACCGTCCTGGTGGCCGACGCGATCGTCTTCGAGGCCTCGCTGTCCTTCATCGGCGCGGGCATCAAGTCCGTCAACACCCCGACCTGGGGCAACATGCTCTCCGAGGGCAAGGAGCTGCTCCTGTCGGGCCACTGGTGGCCGACCTTCTTCCCCGGCCTGCTCATCCTCATCACCACCCTGTGCCTCAACGTCCTGTCCGAGGGACTGACCGATGCGATGGCCTCGCCGCGCATCAAGGCCAAGCCCGATGTTCAGGCCGATGAGGAGGCCATGGAGGCTCAGGAGACCCTGAACGCCTGGGACGACGCCGCCGAGGCGGTGGTCGCTAACGCCTCCGTCGCCGACGGGGACGATGCCGACAACGGGCTGAGCTCTCTGACCGGCGTTGTCGCCCCTGCGACAGAGGACGTTCCCCTGTCCGAGCGGCTCAGCTCCCTGCGGGTGGCCGAGCTTGCCCGGCGGGACCGCCTGGTCTACGAGGACACCGGCGAGGATCCGGTTCTGGAGGTCAAGAACCTCACGATCGCCTTCCCCGAGCAGCACGGTGAGGTCAACATCGTCGATGGCGTCTCCTTCTCCGTGCGTCCGGGCGAGACCATGGGCCTGGTGGGGGAGTCCGGCTGCGGTAAGTCCATCAGCTCGATGGCCGTCATGGGGCTGCTGCCCCCCTCGGCCCGGATCTCCGGTGAGATCCTCTTCAAGGGACGCAACATCCTTGAGATGACGCCGGCCGAGCACAACGCGCTGCGCGGTCACGAGATGAGCATGGTCTACCAGGACGCTCTGTCCTCACTGAACCCCTCCATGCTCATCCGCACTCAGATGGCCCAGCTCAGCGCGCGCGGAGGCACCCGCAGTGCCGAAGAGCTGCTCGAGCTGGTGGGGCTCGACCCCAAGCGCACGCTGCGCAGCTACCCGCACGAGCTCTCCGGCGGTCAGCGTCAGCGCGTTCTCATCGCCATGGCGCTGACCCGTGACCCCTCCCTGGTCCTGGCCGACGAGCCGACGACCGCGCTGGACGTGACCGTTCAGAAGCAGGTCATCGACCTGCTCAACGAGCTGCGTGAGAAGCTCGGCTTCGCGATGGTCTTCGTCTCGCACGACCTGGCCCTCGTGGCCAAGCTGGCCCACCGGATCACGGTGATGTACGCGGGCCAGGTGGTTGAGCAGGCGCCCACCAGCGAGCTGCTGGCCAACCCGGTTCACGAGTACACCCGCGGCCTTCTCGGTGCGGTGCTCTCCATCGAGGCCGGCTCCAAGCGACTCCACCAGGTGCGAGGGGTCGTCCCCTCACCCAGCGAGTTCGTCAAGGGAGACCGGTTCGCGCCGCGATCGGCCCACCCGACGGTCGGACTTGAGACCCGTCCGGTGCTCAAGCCCGTGCCGGGCACGACGGAGCACAGCTACGCCATCACCCCCGAGCTCGAGGCTCTGCTCGCGAAGGAGAAGCACTGA
- a CDS encoding ABC transporter permease: MSNLIRLIGRRLVALPVMVLGVTLLVFVVMSFSSADPARLALGESATPDALEQYRVAHHLNDPLLKRFWEYLLGLIHGDLGTSFTGVKITGMVADAFPITLQLTFIGIFVAVIVATVLGITAALYRDKWQDQVIRVISIASLATPSFWLALLLIQWFSDIPGGTGTFPALVSEWVPFSEDPGTYLNQIFLPALAIAVPNAGSLTRVVRTAMVEELDRDYVRTAIGGGIPKNVVVARNVLRNALITPLTVLGLRIGYAMGGAVVIEMIFNIKGMGQLIFQGITRNDVNIVQGVSITVALAFIIINIVVDMLYVLVNPRIRSI, from the coding sequence GTGTCCAACCTCATCCGCCTGATCGGACGGCGCCTGGTCGCGCTGCCGGTCATGGTGCTGGGCGTGACGCTGCTCGTCTTCGTCGTCATGTCGTTCTCCTCGGCGGACCCGGCGCGTCTCGCGCTGGGCGAGTCGGCCACGCCAGACGCCCTCGAGCAGTACCGAGTCGCCCACCATCTCAACGATCCCCTTCTCAAGCGGTTCTGGGAGTACCTCCTGGGTCTGATCCACGGCGACCTCGGTACCTCCTTCACCGGTGTCAAGATCACCGGCATGGTGGCCGATGCGTTCCCGATCACGCTCCAGCTGACCTTCATCGGAATCTTCGTCGCCGTCATCGTGGCCACGGTCCTGGGCATTACGGCGGCCCTCTACCGCGACAAGTGGCAGGACCAGGTCATCCGCGTCATCTCCATCGCCTCCCTGGCCACCCCGTCCTTCTGGCTCGCCCTGCTGCTCATTCAGTGGTTCTCCGACATCCCGGGGGGAACGGGGACCTTCCCCGCGCTGGTGTCCGAGTGGGTTCCCTTCAGCGAGGATCCGGGAACGTACCTCAATCAGATCTTCCTGCCGGCACTGGCCATCGCGGTGCCCAACGCCGGCTCGCTCACCCGTGTGGTGCGTACCGCCATGGTTGAGGAGCTCGACCGCGACTACGTGCGCACCGCCATCGGCGGCGGTATTCCCAAGAACGTCGTTGTGGCCCGCAACGTGCTGCGCAACGCGCTCATCACTCCGCTGACCGTGCTGGGACTGCGCATCGGCTACGCCATGGGAGGCGCCGTCGTCATCGAGATGATCTTCAACATCAAGGGAATGGGCCAGCTCATCTTCCAGGGCATCACCCGCAACGACGTGAACATCGTCCAAGGCGTCTCCATCACGGTGGCACTGGCCTTCATCATCATCAACATCGTCGTTGACATGCTCTACGTCCTCGTCAACCCACGAATCAGGAGCATCTGA
- a CDS encoding ABC transporter substrate-binding protein produces MAITTPAGSSRRDFIRLTGTLGMAAGLAVSLAACGGKGKASGGAKASGMAADQEVTHKDGVITAGISYELGTNGYDPMTTSSALTVAANWHTLEGLTELHPATREVYAALAAEMPKKVDDTTYEVALRKDAKFSDGSAVTADDVVFSFTRVLDPANKSLYSQFLPFIDKVEAKDAGTVTIKLKYAFSLVAERLSVVKIVPKAIVEADAKKFDMSPTGSGPYKMTDNGAGSQKVVFERNDKYNGPRPALAKSMTWQILPDDTTRTNAMSSSSVQAIDAVPAANLKTLKDPVKVAAQQGFGLLFAMFNHTTFSNAKARQAVLYALDYAKICNTGMAGLATPATCFVQDGHPAYKKAKTVYSKDAAKAKSLLAEAGITTINLLCTDHGWFSAVRPIIRENLEALGVTVKYDEKKSADTYSFIDSGQGTWDVLIAPGDPSVFGNDADLLMRWWYGGDVWTETRMHWKGSESQVAVQKLLEEAVKLEGDKQVAKWQEIFDKLSEEVPLYPIFHRKAPTAYDSTTLENFKPIALTGLSFVGTGSTKS; encoded by the coding sequence ATGGCGATCACGACTCCGGCCGGCTCCAGCCGCCGGGACTTCATCAGGCTGACCGGCACCCTCGGAATGGCTGCTGGTCTGGCCGTCAGCCTTGCGGCCTGCGGCGGTAAGGGCAAGGCCTCGGGTGGCGCGAAGGCCAGCGGCATGGCTGCCGATCAGGAGGTCACCCACAAGGACGGTGTCATCACCGCAGGTATTTCCTACGAGCTGGGCACCAACGGCTACGACCCGATGACGACGTCGTCGGCTCTGACGGTCGCTGCCAACTGGCACACTCTGGAGGGGCTCACCGAGCTCCACCCGGCCACCCGGGAGGTGTACGCGGCTCTGGCGGCGGAGATGCCCAAGAAGGTGGATGACACCACCTATGAGGTCGCGCTGCGTAAGGATGCGAAGTTCTCCGACGGCTCGGCCGTGACTGCCGACGACGTCGTCTTCTCCTTCACGCGCGTGCTCGACCCGGCCAACAAGTCGCTGTACTCCCAGTTCCTGCCCTTCATCGACAAGGTGGAAGCCAAGGATGCGGGCACGGTGACCATTAAGCTCAAGTACGCCTTCTCTCTGGTGGCGGAGCGTCTGAGCGTGGTCAAGATCGTCCCCAAGGCGATCGTTGAGGCGGACGCCAAGAAGTTCGACATGAGCCCCACTGGAAGCGGTCCCTACAAGATGACCGACAACGGTGCCGGCAGCCAGAAGGTCGTCTTCGAGCGCAACGACAAGTACAACGGTCCTCGCCCGGCGCTGGCCAAGTCTATGACCTGGCAGATCCTGCCCGACGACACCACCCGCACCAACGCGATGAGCTCCAGTTCCGTGCAGGCCATCGACGCCGTTCCGGCAGCCAACCTCAAGACGCTCAAGGACCCGGTCAAGGTGGCGGCGCAGCAGGGCTTCGGGCTGCTCTTCGCCATGTTCAACCACACCACCTTCTCCAACGCCAAGGCCCGGCAGGCGGTGCTCTACGCGCTGGACTACGCCAAGATCTGCAACACCGGCATGGCCGGCCTGGCGACGCCGGCGACCTGTTTCGTCCAGGACGGGCACCCCGCGTACAAGAAGGCCAAGACGGTCTACTCCAAGGACGCGGCCAAGGCCAAGTCGCTCCTGGCGGAGGCCGGCATCACGACTATCAACCTGCTGTGCACGGACCACGGCTGGTTCTCGGCCGTCAGGCCCATCATCCGTGAGAACCTCGAGGCCCTGGGGGTGACGGTCAAGTACGACGAGAAGAAGTCCGCGGACACCTACTCCTTCATCGACTCCGGACAGGGCACGTGGGACGTGCTGATCGCTCCCGGAGACCCCTCGGTCTTCGGCAATGACGCGGACCTGCTCATGCGCTGGTGGTACGGCGGTGACGTGTGGACCGAGACCCGGATGCACTGGAAGGGTTCGGAGAGTCAGGTCGCGGTCCAGAAGCTGCTGGAGGAAGCGGTCAAGCTGGAGGGTGACAAGCAGGTCGCCAAGTGGCAGGAGATCTTCGACAAGCTCTCCGAGGAGGTGCCGCTCTACCCGATCTTCCACCGCAAGGCTCCAACGGCTTATGACTCGACGACGTTGGAGAACTTCAAGCCCATCGCGCTGACCGGCCTGTCCTTCGTGGGGACGGGGTCGACCAAGTCCTGA